In one window of Campylobacter hepaticus DNA:
- the recO gene encoding recombination protein RecO, which produces MQGFILYTQKVKDEDLIVYVLSSRMLIKAYRFYGLRHSNILSGYKIDFALEENPAFLPRLKDVLHLGFLWIMQRDKMLIWQEFIRLLYQHLKEVQELDSFYFNLLDECVKRFQKQNPKRVIVDAYLKILEFEGRLHKEFICFACDEKIHNRITLIRALLPSHAYCALGFEFEAKKLMEFYKSKNCAIFNDEEIQNLYHLIKEGL; this is translated from the coding sequence ATGCAAGGTTTTATACTATATACTCAAAAAGTTAAAGACGAAGATTTAATCGTTTATGTTTTAAGTTCTAGGATGCTTATTAAAGCTTATCGTTTTTATGGACTTAGGCATTCTAATATTTTAAGTGGTTATAAAATTGATTTTGCTTTAGAAGAAAATCCTGCTTTTTTACCTAGACTTAAAGATGTTTTGCATTTGGGTTTTTTATGGATCATGCAAAGAGATAAAATGTTAATTTGGCAAGAATTTATTCGCCTTTTATATCAGCATTTAAAAGAAGTACAAGAGCTTGATAGTTTTTATTTTAATTTACTTGATGAATGTGTAAAAAGATTTCAAAAACAAAATCCAAAACGTGTGATTGTTGATGCTTATCTTAAAATTTTAGAATTTGAAGGGAGGCTTCATAAGGAATTTATTTGCTTTGCTTGTGATGAGAAAATTCACAATCGTATTACTTTAATACGGGCTTTATTGCCTTCACATGCATATTGTGCTTTGGGATTTGAATTTGAGGCAAAAAAATTAATGGAATTTTATAAAAGTAAAAATTGTGCTATTTTTAATGATGAAGAGATTCAAAATTTATACCATTTGATTAAAGAGGGTTTATGA
- the pal gene encoding peptidoglycan-associated lipoprotein Pal, whose amino-acid sequence MKKILFTSIAVLAVLISGCSTKSTSVSSDSSVDSSRGSGGIDGWDIDSKISQLNDTLNKVYFDFDKFNIRSDMQGVIATNADIFNTEVSGVSITVEGNCDEWGTDEYNQALGLKRAKAVKEALVAKGVNADRIAVKSYGETNPVCTEKTKACDAQNRRAEFKLSR is encoded by the coding sequence ATGAAAAAAATTCTTTTTACTTCAATTGCAGTTCTTGCAGTTCTTATTAGCGGTTGTAGTACAAAAAGCACTAGTGTAAGTAGCGATAGTAGTGTTGATTCAAGTCGTGGTTCAGGTGGAATTGATGGCTGGGATATTGATTCTAAAATTTCTCAACTTAATGATACTTTAAATAAAGTTTATTTTGATTTTGATAAATTTAATATTCGTTCTGATATGCAAGGTGTTATTGCTACAAATGCTGATATTTTTAATACAGAAGTAAGCGGTGTTAGTATTACCGTTGAAGGAAATTGCGATGAATGGGGAACTGATGAATATAACCAAGCTTTGGGTTTAAAAAGAGCTAAAGCGGTAAAAGAAGCTTTGGTTGCTAAAGGTGTAAATGCCGATAGAATTGCAGTAAAAAGTTATGGAGAAACCAATCCTGTGTGTACAGAAAAAACTAAAGCTTGCGATGCTCAAAATCGTCGTGCTGAATTTAAATTATCAAGATAA
- a CDS encoding FKBP-type peptidyl-prolyl cis-trans isomerase, translating into MAIAKNSVVSMYYELKNANTNEVLESNLYSQPISFILGKGQILESLEEEVMKLDCPSNADIVIKKEKGLGEYDENAVQTLPKEQFAGIDLKIGMELFGEGENGETVRVTVKEVGEKDVTIDYNHPYAGCDLLFSLNIVDVRKASEDEILTGIIAGSNSCGCQSGHNHDHGHGGCCGGGCGCH; encoded by the coding sequence ATGGCTATAGCAAAAAATAGTGTAGTTTCAATGTATTATGAATTAAAAAATGCGAATACTAATGAAGTTTTGGAATCAAATCTTTATTCTCAACCTATTTCTTTTATTTTGGGCAAGGGTCAAATTTTAGAAAGTTTAGAAGAAGAAGTGATGAAGCTTGATTGTCCAAGTAATGCTGATATTGTGATTAAAAAAGAAAAAGGTTTGGGTGAGTATGATGAAAATGCTGTACAAACTTTACCAAAAGAACAATTTGCAGGAATTGATTTAAAAATTGGAATGGAACTTTTTGGTGAAGGTGAAAATGGTGAAACAGTGCGTGTGACTGTAAAAGAAGTTGGTGAAAAAGATGTAACGATTGATTATAATCATCCTTATGCAGGATGTGATTTACTTTTTTCTTTAAATATTGTAGATGTTAGAAAAGCTAGTGAGGATGAAATTTTAACAGGTATTATTGCAGGATCTAATAGTTGTGGTTGTCAAAGTGGACATAATCATGATCATGGACACGGTGGTTGTTGTGGCGGAGGTTGTGGTTGTCATTAA
- a CDS encoding tetratricopeptide repeat protein, producing the protein MKEIFLVALFWATLVYAENSAFDAGDISSNSSYGLTSNEKFFKEKLDSLSNENIQFNAKINEIDQRIEGLQSTLEGVNSQYAKSNIRLMQLEESNQNIENNLSAEIQRLKNYVEESRKIQEANNKQVKKILSELSSLVSTMNVNNLSKNELNDNNLSISNNSSIPIKQDFNASNNKDSIKENETKQIDDTWKNKNNNEILELAIKDIKQNAFEYAKVKLNFLIEKQHYKPARANFWLGEIEYKKKNYNNAILYYKKSSSLSTKGDYFPKLLYHTAISLDKIGDIKTANSFYKALKNNYPNSPEAKDSPNRK; encoded by the coding sequence ATGAAAGAAATATTTTTGGTAGCTCTTTTTTGGGCTACTTTAGTTTATGCAGAAAATTCTGCTTTTGATGCAGGAGATATAAGTAGCAATTCTTCTTATGGTCTAACTTCGAATGAAAAATTTTTTAAAGAAAAATTAGATAGTTTAAGTAATGAAAATATACAGTTCAATGCTAAAATTAATGAAATAGACCAAAGGATAGAGGGTTTACAAAGTACTTTAGAAGGAGTAAATTCTCAATATGCTAAATCAAATATTCGATTAATGCAACTTGAAGAAAGCAATCAAAATATAGAAAATAATTTAAGTGCAGAAATTCAAAGATTAAAAAATTATGTTGAAGAAAGTAGAAAAATTCAAGAAGCTAATAATAAGCAAGTAAAAAAAATTTTAAGTGAACTTAGTTCTTTAGTAAGTACTATGAATGTTAATAATCTTTCTAAAAATGAATTAAATGATAATAATTTAAGTATTTCAAATAATTCTTCTATACCTATAAAGCAAGATTTTAATGCTAGTAATAATAAAGATAGTATAAAAGAAAATGAAACAAAACAAATTGATGATACTTGGAAAAATAAAAATAACAATGAAATTTTAGAATTAGCAATAAAAGATATTAAACAAAATGCTTTTGAGTATGCTAAAGTAAAATTAAATTTTCTTATAGAAAAACAACATTATAAACCTGCAAGAGCAAATTTTTGGCTAGGTGAGATAGAATATAAGAAGAAAAATTATAATAATGCAATACTTTATTATAAAAAGAGTTCTTCTTTAAGTACTAAGGGGGATTATTTTCCAAAGCTTTTATATCATACTGCTATTTCATTAGATAAAATAGGTGATATTAAAACAGCAAATAGTTTTTATAAAGCTTTAAAAAATAATTATCCTAATTCACCTGAAGCAAAAGATTCGCCTAATAGAAAATAA
- the fabD gene encoding ACP S-malonyltransferase, translating into MNAAFIFPGQGSQNFGMGKDFYENSVKAKQLLENASDFCKIDFKYLLFEENDKLNQSEFTQPAIVLNSLMAYSVVLENVPDLSFKLALGHSLGEFSALAVSDAFSFLEVLSLVNKRGFFMQEDCAKIQAGMMVILGLDDILIEELCQKARKENKQIFPANYNCDGQIVIAGLKSDLADCENMFKNAGAKRVMLLNMSVASHCPLLENASNKLFVELEKVLKEDFKTVLSNVNAKAYSNKKEALALLKAQLVSPVLYKQSIKTCENEIDYFVEFGASVLKGLNKKISLKETYALTNMSDIDKFLKAVL; encoded by the coding sequence ATCAATGCTGCATTTATATTCCCTGGTCAAGGATCTCAAAATTTTGGCATGGGGAAAGATTTTTATGAAAATTCTGTAAAAGCTAAACAATTGCTTGAAAATGCAAGTGATTTTTGCAAAATTGATTTCAAATACTTGCTTTTTGAAGAAAATGATAAGCTTAATCAAAGTGAATTTACCCAACCTGCTATAGTTTTAAATTCTTTAATGGCTTATAGTGTTGTATTAGAAAATGTACCCGATTTATCTTTTAAATTAGCATTAGGACATTCTTTAGGAGAATTTTCAGCTTTAGCAGTAAGCGATGCTTTTAGCTTTTTAGAGGTTCTTTCTTTGGTAAACAAAAGAGGCTTTTTTATGCAAGAAGATTGTGCTAAAATTCAAGCAGGTATGATGGTGATTTTAGGACTTGATGATATTCTTATAGAAGAACTTTGTCAAAAAGCTAGAAAAGAGAATAAACAAATTTTTCCTGCAAATTATAATTGTGATGGACAAATTGTTATAGCAGGCTTAAAATCTGATTTAGCAGATTGTGAAAATATGTTTAAAAACGCAGGAGCTAAAAGAGTTATGCTTTTAAATATGAGCGTGGCAAGTCATTGCCCGCTTTTGGAAAATGCTTCTAATAAATTGTTTGTTGAGCTTGAGAAAGTTTTAAAGGAGGATTTTAAAACTGTATTATCAAATGTAAACGCTAAAGCTTATTCAAATAAAAAAGAAGCCCTTGCCTTATTAAAAGCACAACTTGTTTCTCCTGTTCTTTATAAACAAAGTATTAAAACTTGTGAAAATGAAATAGATTATTTTGTTGAGTTTGGTGCTAGTGTGCTTAAAGGTTTAAATAAAAAAATCAGTTTAAAAGAAACCTATGCTTTAACAAATATGAGTGATATTGATAAATTTTTAAAGGCTGTATTATGA
- a CDS encoding tRNA dihydrouridine synthase yields the protein MIDFSQKPLFLAPMAGFSDLPFRNVVKKFGADVTLSEMISSNALVYENSKTLRMLERADLEKPYIVQIAGSNKEIIKKAVQILNEINFIDGIDFNCGCPVNKVVKQCAGSALLENLELFKTLVGVIKENNKKNLTSVKFRLGFNEKYPEKIAQICQSLGVDFISIHGRTRKQLYSGKADYESIAKAKASVKIPVIANGDINAQNASEVYNITKCDGLMIGRASIGNPWIFYEIKHNKKVNEHLKKEIILTHFDEMIKHYKTQGTSLFRKHLHEYSKGYKDASAFRDEINHINDIEKMRELIQLFF from the coding sequence ATGATAGATTTTAGTCAAAAGCCTTTATTTTTAGCTCCTATGGCAGGTTTTTCTGATTTACCCTTTCGCAATGTGGTAAAAAAATTTGGTGCTGATGTAACTTTAAGTGAAATGATAAGTTCTAATGCCTTAGTTTATGAAAATTCTAAAACCTTACGTATGTTAGAACGTGCTGATCTTGAAAAACCTTATATAGTTCAAATTGCAGGATCTAATAAAGAAATTATCAAAAAAGCTGTACAAATTTTAAATGAAATCAATTTTATCGATGGAATTGATTTTAATTGTGGTTGCCCTGTAAATAAAGTTGTAAAACAATGTGCAGGTAGTGCTTTATTAGAAAATTTAGAACTTTTTAAAACCCTTGTAGGAGTAATTAAAGAAAATAATAAAAAAAATCTAACAAGTGTTAAATTTAGACTCGGTTTTAATGAAAAATATCCCGAAAAAATAGCTCAAATTTGTCAAAGTTTAGGGGTAGATTTTATAAGCATTCATGGGCGTACAAGAAAACAATTATATAGCGGCAAGGCTGATTACGAATCTATAGCCAAAGCTAAAGCAAGCGTCAAAATTCCTGTAATTGCCAATGGTGATATTAATGCACAAAATGCTAGTGAAGTTTATAATATTACAAAATGTGATGGATTAATGATAGGACGTGCGAGTATTGGGAATCCTTGGATATTTTATGAAATCAAACATAATAAAAAAGTTAACGAACATTTAAAAAAAGAAATCATACTTACACATTTTGATGAAATGATAAAACATTATAAAACTCAAGGTACAAGCCTTTTTCGTAAACATCTACACGAATACTCTAAAGGATATAAAGATGCTTCAGCTTTTAGAGATGAAATCAATCACATTAATGATATAGAAAAAATGAGAGAATTAATACAATTATTCTTTTAA
- a CDS encoding TonB C-terminal domain-containing protein: MKHYGLSNFNSFLLALVIYFCIVIFVFFKLINEVQVLTQYTDTKDSFIDIELAKPFTQQSVSKQIQKPLNEVDIEKLFAQTTNKMVKTQDMDQKASNFDELFGNIKEIQEEKTTKIQSSAKSDIPKSLSPQASELIKQLNDNLLQEESLVQSENIKLKKKGVYDEFLGKIVRIITQRWTQYYPNSEKISVKVQIFIDENGNFGYTSVEKSGNPLYDAKVAEFLENQKGKFIAYPPQNNKINIIMNLRDEIKVKSD; this comes from the coding sequence ATGAAACATTATGGTTTAAGTAATTTTAACTCATTTTTACTTGCTTTAGTAATTTATTTTTGTATAGTTATTTTTGTTTTTTTTAAATTAATAAATGAAGTTCAAGTACTAACACAGTATACTGATACTAAAGATAGTTTCATAGATATTGAACTTGCAAAGCCTTTTACTCAACAAAGTGTTTCTAAACAAATACAAAAACCTTTAAATGAAGTTGATATAGAAAAACTTTTTGCCCAAACTACAAATAAGATGGTAAAAACTCAAGATATGGATCAAAAAGCAAGTAATTTTGATGAACTTTTTGGAAATATTAAAGAGATACAAGAGGAAAAAACAACAAAAATTCAATCTAGTGCTAAATCTGATATTCCAAAATCTTTAAGTCCACAAGCTTCTGAACTTATTAAGCAACTTAATGATAATTTGCTTCAAGAAGAAAGTTTGGTGCAAAGTGAAAATATAAAGCTTAAAAAAAAAGGAGTATATGATGAATTTTTAGGAAAAATTGTACGTATTATTACTCAAAGATGGACTCAGTATTATCCAAATAGTGAGAAAATTTCTGTTAAAGTGCAAATTTTTATTGATGAAAATGGAAATTTTGGTTATACTTCTGTTGAAAAAAGTGGAAATCCTTTATATGATGCTAAAGTAGCTGAATTTTTAGAAAATCAAAAAGGTAAATTTATTGCTTATCCTCCTCAAAACAATAAAATAAATATTATAATGAATTTAAGAGATGAAATAAAAGTTAAAAGTGATTAG
- a CDS encoding tRNA 2-thiocytidine biosynthesis TtcA family protein: MINLSKKLIRQVTQANAKFKLIQEGDRVLLGLSGGKDSLALAHLLKRMQAHAPFKFEFEALTLSYGMGEDYSHLHLHCKEHGIKHTILDSNIYEISGDTIRKNSSFCSYFSRMRRGALYTYALEKGFNKLALAHHLDDAAESFFMNFIHNGALRTLAPIYQSKRGVIVIRPLIFVRERQLRDNAMHNELSVIGNEFCPGMKLSERNVKFPHAREESKQILAKLEKEYPKLFTSLKTAFANLHTGSFWLEKV; the protein is encoded by the coding sequence ATGATAAATCTTAGTAAAAAACTTATACGGCAAGTCACACAAGCTAATGCTAAATTCAAACTCATTCAAGAGGGTGACCGTGTTTTATTAGGACTTAGTGGAGGAAAAGATTCATTAGCCTTAGCACATCTTTTAAAACGTATGCAAGCTCATGCTCCTTTTAAATTTGAGTTTGAAGCTTTAACTTTAAGTTATGGTATGGGAGAAGATTATTCTCATCTTCATTTACATTGTAAAGAACATGGTATTAAACATACTATTCTTGATTCTAATATTTATGAAATTTCAGGTGATACTATAAGGAAAAATTCTAGTTTTTGTAGTTATTTTTCAAGAATGCGTCGTGGAGCTTTATATACTTATGCACTTGAAAAAGGTTTTAATAAACTTGCTCTTGCTCATCATTTAGATGATGCAGCAGAGAGTTTTTTTATGAATTTTATCCATAATGGAGCTTTAAGAACTTTAGCGCCTATTTATCAAAGTAAACGCGGTGTAATTGTTATACGTCCTTTAATTTTTGTACGTGAAAGACAACTTAGGGATAATGCTATGCACAATGAGCTTAGCGTTATAGGTAATGAATTTTGTCCTGGTATGAAATTAAGCGAGAGAAATGTAAAATTTCCGCATGCAAGAGAAGAAAGTAAACAAATTTTGGCAAAGTTAGAAAAAGAATACCCTAAACTTTTTACAAGTTTAAAAACTGCTTTTGCAAATTTACATACAGGGAGTTTTTGGTTAGAAAAGGTATAA
- the tolB gene encoding Tol-Pal system protein TolB, which produces MKKKLLIFLVFLGSLWAEDPIIDIVNSGVVLPKIIVKDNSNLNDADLKKSFYNIIINDLKVSSNFEIVDNAIEASNYTFEYDLSKNGHVLNLNVSIKVGTSNKSEQTYTLSGLEQYPFLAHKSVKDFVNVIGLSPVEWMDHKILIARNSSSKKSQIIMADYTLTYQKVIIDGGLNLFPKWGNKEQTLFYYTAYDHNKPTLYSYDLTTNKANKILSSGGMVVASDVNSDGTKLLITMAPKDQPDIYLYDLNTKNLTQLTTYSGIDVNGNFIGLDDSKIVFVSDRLGYPNIFMQDLNNNKIEQVVFHGRNNSAVSTYKNFLVYSSREPNQVGVFNIYLMSIHNDYIRQLTANGKNLFPRFSSDGGSIVFIKYLGSQSALGIIRVNANKAFYFPLRVGKIQSIDW; this is translated from the coding sequence ATGAAAAAAAAATTACTAATTTTTTTAGTCTTCTTAGGAAGTCTTTGGGCTGAAGATCCCATTATTGATATTGTTAATTCTGGTGTTGTTTTGCCAAAAATTATTGTTAAAGACAATTCTAATTTAAATGATGCGGATTTGAAAAAAAGTTTTTATAATATTATTATCAATGATTTAAAGGTGAGTTCTAATTTTGAAATTGTTGATAATGCAATTGAGGCAAGTAATTATACTTTTGAGTATGATTTGAGTAAAAATGGTCATGTTTTGAATTTAAATGTTAGCATTAAAGTGGGAACTTCTAATAAATCAGAACAAACCTATACTTTAAGTGGCTTAGAACAATATCCTTTTTTAGCCCATAAAAGTGTTAAGGATTTTGTAAATGTTATAGGATTATCTCCTGTTGAGTGGATGGATCATAAAATTCTTATTGCAAGAAATTCTAGTTCTAAAAAAAGTCAAATTATTATGGCTGATTATACTTTAACTTATCAAAAAGTTATTATTGATGGTGGGCTTAATTTATTTCCAAAATGGGGAAATAAGGAGCAAACTTTGTTTTATTATACAGCTTATGATCATAATAAACCAACTTTATATTCTTATGATTTAACGACAAATAAAGCTAATAAGATTTTATCAAGTGGAGGTATGGTTGTAGCAAGTGATGTTAATTCAGATGGTACTAAATTACTAATTACTATGGCACCAAAGGATCAGCCTGATATATATTTATATGATTTAAATACTAAAAATTTAACACAATTAACTACTTATTCTGGTATTGATGTTAATGGAAATTTTATAGGTTTAGATGATAGTAAAATAGTCTTTGTTAGCGATCGTTTAGGATATCCAAATATTTTTATGCAAGATTTAAATAATAATAAAATTGAACAAGTTGTTTTTCATGGTAGAAATAATTCAGCTGTTTCAACCTATAAAAATTTTTTGGTTTACTCAAGTCGTGAACCAAATCAAGTTGGTGTTTTTAATATTTATTTAATGTCAATCCATAATGATTATATACGTCAGCTAACCGCAAATGGAAAAAATTTATTCCCAAGATTTTCAAGTGATGGTGGGAGTATAGTATTTATTAAATATCTTGGCTCACAAAGTGCTTTAGGTATTATTCGTGTTAATGCCAATAAAGCTTTTTACTTTCCTCTTAGAGTTGGTAAGATTCAATCAATTGATTGGTAA
- a CDS encoding ExbD/TolR family protein produces the protein MPFDDEKPELNITPLVDIMLVLLAILMVTAPSITYEEKINLPQGSQKNTSSPTVKSLIISINAKREIFLNQEKYDFISFTDNLAQRKAYFDTQNPVYIRADKSLKYDDVISVLRSVKNLGFNKVALQTE, from the coding sequence ATGCCATTTGATGATGAAAAGCCTGAATTAAATATCACACCTTTAGTAGATATTATGCTTGTATTGTTAGCTATTTTAATGGTAACAGCTCCAAGCATTACTTATGAAGAAAAGATTAATCTTCCTCAAGGTAGTCAAAAAAATACTAGTTCACCTACTGTTAAAAGTTTAATTATTAGTATTAACGCAAAAAGAGAAATTTTTTTAAATCAAGAAAAATATGATTTTATAAGTTTTACTGATAATCTTGCTCAAAGAAAGGCATACTTTGATACTCAAAATCCAGTTTATATACGTGCTGATAAAAGTTTAAAATATGATGATGTAATTTCAGTTTTAAGAAGTGTTAAAAATTTAGGGTTTAATAAAGTTGCCTTACAGACTGAGTAA
- the ybeY gene encoding rRNA maturation RNase YbeY has protein sequence MILSDEKCDFLEDIACFLSPKDVELLFVDDKTMQEINLKQRKQDKTTDVLSFPLENIHENLPLGSIVINVDLAKQKAKDLGHTYEEELSLLFIHAMLHLLGFDHERDNGQMREKEKELIEYFKLPKSLIIRTLE, from the coding sequence ATGATACTAAGTGATGAAAAATGTGATTTTTTAGAAGATATAGCGTGTTTTTTAAGTCCTAAAGATGTAGAGCTTCTTTTTGTTGATGATAAAACAATGCAAGAGATTAATTTAAAACAAAGAAAACAAGATAAAACTACTGATGTACTTTCTTTTCCTTTGGAAAATATTCATGAGAATTTACCTTTAGGATCTATTGTTATTAATGTTGATTTGGCAAAACAAAAAGCAAAAGATTTAGGTCATACTTATGAAGAAGAACTCAGTTTGCTTTTTATACACGCTATGCTTCATTTATTAGGTTTTGATCATGAAAGAGATAATGGACAAATGCGAGAGAAAGAAAAAGAACTTATAGAATATTTTAAATTACCTAAAAGTTTAATCATACGAACTTTAGAATAG
- a CDS encoding MotA/TolQ/ExbB proton channel family protein codes for MNFQAIFDLFNGSSAITYIVLLWLSLYFILTFSILFARLTYLAAWKNKEKESLKVLHLGEKDLNHTDSILRKCTNTAPSHLEIYKNLANRRASIGLTWLSIIASTSPFIGLFGTIISILETFSGLGSQNSLGIIAPKISEALVATACGILVAIPAYTFHLIVKRKAFEVLSIIDSEIKILSSQK; via the coding sequence ATGAATTTTCAGGCTATATTTGATCTTTTTAATGGTTCAAGTGCTATTACTTATATAGTTTTATTATGGCTTTCTTTATATTTTATTTTAACTTTTAGTATTTTATTTGCTAGGTTAACTTATTTGGCTGCTTGGAAAAATAAAGAAAAAGAAAGTTTAAAAGTTTTACATTTGGGTGAAAAAGATTTAAATCATACAGATTCTATTTTAAGAAAATGTACTAATACAGCCCCATCTCATTTAGAAATTTATAAAAATTTAGCAAATCGTCGTGCTTCTATAGGGCTTACTTGGTTAAGTATTATCGCTTCTACTTCGCCTTTTATAGGTCTTTTTGGTACAATTATTTCTATACTTGAAACTTTTAGCGGACTAGGATCACAAAATTCTTTAGGTATTATTGCTCCTAAAATTAGTGAAGCTTTGGTTGCGACGGCTTGCGGTATTTTAGTGGCTATTCCTGCCTATACATTTCATCTTATTGTCAAAAGAAAAGCTTTTGAGGTTTTAAGTATTATTGATAGTGAGATTAAAATTTTAAGTTCTCAAAAATAA
- the dksA gene encoding RNA polymerase-binding protein DksA, producing the protein MTKNEIQNFKIILEERQKTIIENLHSNSKEIEALHNSVPSDSVDFSVIETGSQIDFTISTNLKEELLEIKNSLEKIKNDTYGICESCDDEIDTKRLKVKPHARYCITCRQIAEQGKKHEN; encoded by the coding sequence ATGACAAAAAATGAGATACAAAATTTTAAAATTATTTTAGAAGAAAGACAAAAAACCATTATAGAAAATTTGCACAGTAATTCTAAAGAAATAGAAGCACTTCACAATAGTGTCCCAAGCGATAGTGTTGATTTTTCTGTTATAGAAACAGGTTCACAAATTGATTTTACCATAAGCACTAATCTTAAAGAAGAACTTTTAGAAATTAAAAATTCTTTAGAAAAAATTAAAAATGACACTTATGGAATTTGCGAATCCTGTGATGATGAAATCGATACCAAAAGACTTAAGGTTAAACCACATGCAAGATATTGCATCACTTGCCGCCAAATTGCAGAACAAGGAAAAAAACATGAAAATTAA
- a CDS encoding cysteine hydrolase family protein — MNKAFVLVDYQNDFIDGSLGFEKALKIKKNILEALNHIDFNTMHLLVTYDTHDENYLKTREGLNLPVKHCIKDSFGWYMPQEFEPFLQKAHKIFHKNVFGSLELANFIEKSTYEEIHFAGLVSHICVFCNIILAFNAKPNARIILHQNLSASFDEKLEGFAFDILRAYGIEIL; from the coding sequence ATGAATAAAGCTTTTGTTTTAGTTGATTATCAAAATGATTTTATTGATGGAAGTTTAGGTTTTGAGAAAGCTTTAAAAATAAAAAAAAATATACTTGAAGCTTTAAATCATATTGATTTTAATACTATGCATTTACTTGTAACTTATGATACTCATGATGAAAATTATCTTAAAACTAGAGAAGGTTTAAATTTACCTGTGAAACATTGCATTAAAGACAGTTTTGGTTGGTATATGCCACAGGAATTTGAACCTTTTTTGCAAAAAGCACATAAAATTTTTCATAAAAATGTTTTTGGAAGTTTAGAATTGGCCAATTTTATTGAAAAAAGTACTTATGAAGAAATTCATTTTGCAGGTTTGGTTTCTCATATTTGTGTATTTTGTAATATTATTTTAGCTTTTAATGCTAAGCCAAATGCAAGAATTATTTTGCATCAAAATTTAAGTGCAAGTTTTGATGAAAAATTAGAAGGATTTGCTTTTGATATACTTAGAGCTTATGGTATTGAAATACTTTAA
- a CDS encoding 5'-methylthioadenosine/adenosylhomocysteine nucleosidase, protein MMKIAILGAMSEEIDPLLEILKDYTKIEYANNTYYFAQYKNHELILAYSKIGKVNSTLSASVMIEKFGAQILLFTGVAGAFNPELEIGDLLYATQLVQYDLDITAFGHPLGFVPGNEIFIKTDEKLNTLALEVAQELKIKLRAGIIATGDEFICDEAKKAKIRKIFNADACEMEGASVALVCDALKIPCFILRAMSDKAGEKAEFDFDEFVINSAKISANFILKMCDKL, encoded by the coding sequence ATTATGAAAATAGCAATTTTAGGTGCGATGAGTGAAGAGATTGATCCTTTACTTGAGATACTTAAAGATTATACTAAAATAGAATATGCAAATAATACTTATTATTTTGCTCAATATAAAAATCATGAACTTATTTTAGCTTATTCTAAAATAGGTAAGGTTAATTCTACTTTAAGCGCTAGTGTGATGATAGAAAAATTTGGTGCACAGATTTTACTTTTCACAGGTGTTGCAGGAGCTTTTAATCCTGAACTTGAAATTGGTGATTTGCTTTATGCAACTCAATTAGTTCAATATGATCTTGATATTACTGCTTTTGGTCATCCATTGGGTTTTGTCCCAGGTAACGAAATTTTTATCAAAACAGATGAAAAATTAAATACTCTTGCTTTGGAAGTTGCTCAAGAATTAAAAATAAAACTTCGTGCAGGTATCATTGCTACAGGCGATGAATTTATTTGCGATGAAGCAAAAAAAGCTAAAATTAGAAAAATTTTTAATGCTGATGCTTGTGAAATGGAAGGGGCAAGTGTAGCTTTGGTTTGTGATGCTTTAAAAATACCTTGTTTTATTTTAAGAGCTATGAGTGATAAAGCAGGAGAAAAAGCAGAATTTGATTTTGATGAATTTGTAATTAATTCTGCTAAGATTTCAGCTAATTTTATTCTTAAAATGTGCGATAAATTATGA